Proteins encoded together in one Halictus rubicundus isolate RS-2024b unplaced genomic scaffold, iyHalRubi1_principal scaffold0102, whole genome shotgun sequence window:
- the LOC143363720 gene encoding uncharacterized protein LOC143363720 yields the protein MPPTNPSLYQATALSTLKHSVDTEQPPDIDLIKMHLNGLIEFWKRFDDIQSELEALDENQEPRRYEIQNEYYVIVVRANKIIEKAQPTLPQRRGTVESLATSVTAPMAIKLPEMRLPSFDGNIEDWVSYFDTFKSTIDSNENLTPLQKLQYLRSTLHGKALKCISALNTTDANYYDAIELLKRKYDCPRRIILKHCDAIRDYPRLVKDTPEALDDLVNSVNQHLRALKNLGEDFTRCNGFLISMILSKVSSDTAWLWELTIKGKNMPSYTDLLDFLEKRASCAQTGPSSASAVPLRPRPNFTSYPQSTRPSANFTSHPQSTRPPARSHAFVTNQEIDRGTIKIPPNLHLADPEFHRPAPIDLLFGSGTALSILCVGQIVLSRPDESDLYLQKSQLGWVIGGSAPVTSPAHGTLCHATTALQFDLTRFWEVEEGPQRQHLSESDIICESHFQEHTVRNRDGRYVVALPFNEKLSRLGDSKVQAKKRLHSLERKLQREPALKQEYHAVIQEYLDLGHMSELPQEQQSPEGYYLPHHGVVKVTSDTTKLRVVFDGSATTNSGIALNDALHTGPKIQDDLLHILLRFRIHRYVLTGDIEKMYRQFLLSRDEGHRFPQAGKILLRDFYVDDVLTGTSTIEEALSLREDLTQILKTARLTIRQWASNDLTLLTGLPEQAINKKLYLGESSTLKTLGIVWNSSNDSITYAVETCSPPSRSTKRSITSEIAKIYDPLGLLGPVIITAKMLLQRIWTIKVDWDESLPMDIHTEWIRFYNKLPALNNITFPRRTIIESPRKVELHGFSDASEKAYGACLYLRTTDSRGHSETTLLFAKSKVAPLKTISIPRLELCGALLLTSLVETAKQALPVEIHKTIYWTDSTIVLHWVKTSPHTLKTFVANRVSEIQRRTANADWRHVPTADNPADLISRGQSPEDFLQPSIWQHGPTWLNEEESFWPTTELPQPETIPEQRVAICLKALICDTTILDNCSSWGKLQRIIARCLRWKGSNTTKGSLTSSELRYAHDVIIKLIQRQHFAEELRCLSRSEIGVKGKLQQLNPFIDKDGILRVGGRLKNSRIPFAQKHPIVLPKARITALIIEHEHRIQLHAGTQATLYAIRRRYWPIDGRSQVGKTIRNCVRCYRVQPPPTQYVMGDLPEARVTDSRPFANVGVDYCGPFFIKERRYRSRTHIKVYVAVFVCLSVKAIHLELVSDLTSEAFIAALRRFIARRGHCINIYSDNGTNFVGANNELRDLRELLQSDDHNEKVKTFLADRSITWNFIPPLTPHFGGIWEAAVKSFKRHFWRIAGAERFTFEVFNTLIIEIEAVLNSRPLTPISSDPNDTLVLTPGHFLIGDSLTSLRERDFRDVPSNRLSTWQHIQKLKQHFWNRWYKEYLNEMTSRSRWSSGTHPIKEGTIVLLREDNVPPMQWPLGRVIKVYPGSDGIVRAATAAMPSFDHAVRGEMERGSTYPVTTG from the exons ATGCCTCCGACAAACCCATCCTTGTATCAAGCAACGGCTCTCAGCACTTTAAAGC ATTCCGTCGATACCGAACAACCACCTGACATAGAtcttataaaaatgcatttgaacGGTCTCATTGAATTTTGGAAGCGTTTCGATGATATACAATCCGAGCTAGAGGCATTAGACGAAAACCAGGAACCTCGCCGATACGAGATACAAAACGAGTACTACGTGATAGTTGTCAGAGCcaacaaaataatagaaaaggcgcAACCAACTTTGCCCCAACGTCGCGGAACAGTCGAGTCACTCGCGACATCGGTAACTGCTCCGATGGCAATCAAGTTACCAGAAATGCGGTTGCCATCGTTCGACGGAAACATCGAAGATTGGGTATCATATTTCGACACATTCAAATCAACGATTGACTCGAATGAAAATCTGACTCCGTTGCAAAAACTGCAGTACCTCCGTTCAACCTTACACGGAAAGGCGTTGAAGTGCATCTCCGCGTTAAACACGACAGACGCGAATTATTACGATGCAATAGAACTGCTCAAAAGGAAGTACGATTGTCCGCGGAGAATAATCTTAAAACATTGCGACGCAATTAGGGATTATCCGAGATTAGTAAAGGACACTCCAGAGGCGTTAGACGATCTCGTGAACTCGGTCAACCAGCATCTACGAGCCTTGAAAAATCTAGGAGAAGACTTCACAAGATGTAACGGCTTTTTAATATCAATGATATTATCCAAGGTTAGCAGCGACACTGCATGGCTTTGGGAACTAACGATAAAAGGCAAAAACATGCCGTCGTACACGGACCTCttggattttctcgagaaacgcGCAAGTTGCGCACAAACTGGACCATCCAGTGCCTCCGCGGTGCCATTACGCCCTAGACCGAATTTTACAAGCTATCCGCAATCGACACGCCCCAGCGCGAACTTCACAAGCCATCCGCAGTCAACAAGACCACCCGCCAGATCACACGCTTTCGTAACGA ATCAAGAGATTGATcgcggaacaataaaaattccgccGAATCTGCACCTTGCAGATCCGGAATTCCATCGACCGGCACCGATCGATTTGTTATTTGGATCCGGAACAGCCCTCTCAATCTTATGCGTCGGCCAAATTGTCTTGTCACGCCCAGATGAGTCCGATCTCTACCTTCAAAAATCGCAACTCGGTTGGGTCATCGGGGGGAGCGCGCCAGTCACTTCTCCTGCTCATGGCACACTTTGCCACGCGACCACCGCGTTACAATTCGACCTCACCCGTTTCTGGGAGGTTGAAGAAGGCCCACAAAGACAGCATCTGTCTGAATCTGATATAATTTGCGAAAGCCATTTCCAAGAACACACAGTTCGGAATCGTGACGGCAGATACGTCGTGGCTTTACCTTTCAACGAGAAATTGTCGCGTCTCGGAGACTCCAAGGTACAAGcgaaaaaaagactccattcaTTGGAGCGAAAACTCCAACGAGAACCCGCACTCAAGCAAGAGTATCATGCGGTGATCCAAGAATACCTTGACCTCGGACACATGAGCGAACTGCCACAGGAACAACAGTCACCTGAGGGGTATTACCTACCACATCACGGGGTCGTTAAGGTCACCAGTGACACAACCAAACTCCGCGTAGTCTTCGACGGTTCTGCCACGACTAATTCAGGCATAGCATTAAATGACGCTCTCCACACCGGTCCAAAAATTCAAGACGATCTACTCCACATTTTATTAAGATTCCGCATTCATCGATACGTACTGACGGGAGACATTGAAAAGATGTACCGACAGTTCCTT CTCAGTCGAGACGAAGGCCACCGCTTTCCTCAAGCCGGCAAGATTTTATTGCGTGACTTTTACGTGGATGACGTTCTGACCGGTACATCGACCATAGAAGAGGCATTATCCTTACGCGAAGACCTCACACAAATACTCAAGACCGCAAGACTGACAATACGACAATGGGCATCTAATGACCTTACTCTTCTGACTGGCTTGCCCGAGCAGGccattaacaaaaaattatacctGGGAGAGTCATCCACTCTCAAAACCTTAGGGATTGTCTGGAATTCCTCAAACGACTCTATTACGTACGCAGTCGAAACTTGCTCTCCACCATCACGTTCGACCAAACGCAGTATCACCTCAGAAATAGCAAAGATATATGATCCACTAGGGCTGCTCGGGCCAGTAATTATTACGGCAAAAATGCTACTACAAAGGATCTGGACCATAAAGGTTGACTGGGACGAGTCGCTGCCAATGGATATCCATACCGAATGGATacgtttttataataaattgccaGCGCTGAACAACATCACGTTCCCGCGACGCACAATCATTGAATCGCCAAGAAAAGTCGAACTACACGGTTTTAGTGACGCAAGCGAAAAGGCCTACGGAGCATGCCTCTACCTGCGTACAACCGACTCACGCGGTCACAGCGAGACAACTCTTTTGTTCGCTAAATCCAAGGTCGCCCCATTGAAAACGATCTCAATACCACGACTCGAATTATGTGGAGCACTTCTGCTAACCTCTCTTGTCGAGACCGCAAAACAAGCGCTACCTGTGGAAATACATAAAACCATCTATTGGACCGACTCCACCATTGTTCTCCATTGGGTGAAGACATCTCCACACACTCTAAAAACCTTCGTGGCTAACAGAGTGTCGGAAATTCAAAGGCGCACAGCTAACGCAGATTGGCGACACGTACCCACTGCCGACAACCCGGCCGATCTTATCTCGCGAGGTCAATCACCAGAAGACTTCCTTCAACCTTCCATCTGGCAACACGGTCCGACTTGGCTCAACGAAGAAGAATCTTTCTGGCCCACTACCGAACTACCTCAACCAGAGACAATCCCAGAACAAAGGGTCGCGATTTGTCTCAAAGCATTAATTTGCGACACCACGATTCTGGACAACTGCTCCTCATGGGGAAAGCTTCAAAGAATCATCGCGCGCTGTCTCCGATGGAAAGGATCTAACACCACCAAAGGAAGTCTGACATCCTCCGAACTAAGATACGCCCACGACGTAATCATCAAACTGATACAAAGACAACACTTTGCAGAAGAATTGCGCTGCCTCTCGAGAAGCGAAATAGGCGTTAAGGGTAAGCTGCAACAACTGAACCCATTCATCGACAAAGACGGAATTCTGCGAGTAGGAGGCCGTCTGAAGAATTCGCGAATTCCATTCGCGCAAAAACATCCCATCGTCCTCCCAAAGGCTCGAATCACGGCATTAATAATAGAACACGAGCATCGAATACAATTACACGCTGGTACACAGGCTACCCTATACGCGATTAGACGCCGTTATTGGCCCATCGACGGTCGGAGTCAGGTAGGGAAAACCATCAGAAACTGCGTCCGCTGCTACCGTGTCCAACCGCCGCCAACACAATACGTGATGGGCGACCTACCTGAGGCTCGAGTCACCGACTCACGCCCATTTGCAAACGTCGGCGTTGATTATTGCGGTCCCTTTTTCATAAAGGAGCGACGATACCGAAGTCGAACCCACATTAAAGTATATGTCGCAGTTTTCGTTTGCCTCTCAGTAAAAGCCATTCACCTAGAATTGGTTAGCGATCTTACCTCCGAAGCATTTATAGCAGCCCTACGTCGTTTCATTGCTAGACGAGGTCATTGTATTAACATTTACTCTGACAATGGCACCAATTTCGTCGGCGCCAACAACGAGCTTCGAGACCTCCGCGAACTTTTGCAGTCCGATGACCACAACGAGAAGGTCAAAACCTTTCTTGCTGACCGATCCATCACGTGGAATTTTATTCCTCCATTAACACCTCACTTCGGCGGCAtctgggaagcggccgtgaaatcaTTCAAGCGTCATTTCTGGCGTATCGCAGGTGCTGAACGATTTACATTTGAAGTGTTCAACACTTTaattattgagatagaagcCGTTCTAAATTCACGTCCTTTAACTCCCATTTCATCAGACCCAAATGACACCCTTGTCCTAACTCCTGGCCATTTCCTGATTGGCGACTCGTTAACGAGTCTGCGCGAGCGCGATTTCAGGGATGTGCCATCAAACAGACTTTCAACCTGGCAACATATCCAGAAACTAAAGCAGCATTTCTGGAACCGATGGTACAAGGAGTACCTAAACGAGATGACGAGTCGTTCGAGATGGTCCAGCGGTACACACCCCATCAAGGAGGGCACCATCGTGCTCTTGAGGGAGGACAACGTACCACCGATGCAGTGGCCACTCGGGAGAGTCATCAAGGTCTACCCCGGATCTGATGGCATAGTTCGAGCTGCAACA